The following are from one region of the Halomonas qaidamensis genome:
- a CDS encoding TRAP transporter small permease subunit, which translates to MKLIRSIEALTRFAGWLGALLVLPLIGALIIEVLSRYVAGRPTLWAFEVSYMVMGAMFMLGMANALRIGQHVSVDIVSLQLSEKANAAIRAIGYVLFLPVLVWLVWELSKYALSAFETNERSGRSAWNPVVWPIFTVWFVGFALLALQVIAELLKSVCLITGKHHVKELAE; encoded by the coding sequence ATGAAACTAATCCGATCCATAGAGGCGCTGACCCGCTTTGCTGGCTGGTTGGGCGCTCTTCTTGTACTTCCTTTAATTGGCGCATTAATCATTGAAGTGCTCAGCCGTTACGTTGCCGGCCGCCCTACGTTATGGGCTTTTGAAGTCAGCTATATGGTAATGGGAGCAATGTTTATGCTGGGGATGGCCAATGCGTTGCGTATCGGCCAACACGTCAGCGTGGACATTGTGTCTTTACAGCTGAGCGAAAAGGCCAATGCCGCTATACGGGCAATTGGCTATGTGTTGTTCCTGCCGGTGTTAGTGTGGCTGGTATGGGAGCTTTCCAAGTACGCTCTCTCTGCGTTTGAAACCAACGAACGCTCGGGACGCTCAGCCTGGAACCCAGTCGTATGGCCGATTTTTACGGTATGGTTTGTTGGCTTTGCGCTACTAGCCCTTCAGGTAATTGCCGAGTTGTTGAAATCAGTGTGTTTGATAACTGGTAAACATCACGTTAAGGAGCTAGCCGAATGA
- a CDS encoding TRAP transporter large permease has product MSSYLALLMFPALMTLIIAGFPIAFSMILVATGFGIIQFGDVAAYQLLTKIEDTASNSILAAVPLFIFMGAMLERSGIAERLFEAIHMWTRRLPGGLGIGAIILGTLFAASSGVVGATEAVIGMLAIPVMLKHHYSKSLMSGTICASGSLGTAIPPSITVVVLGPVAGVSVGSLFSGLLIPGFLMAVMFLVYIIGIAYLKPEMAPRIEEQTPDIALGEKIRITLVALVPTMLLIFTVLGTILMGLATPTEAAACGALGAIILAAAYRNLKVTVLWASAVKTVNISAMILLIVMGGSMFAGVFFASGGMATVQALLMDTGLSPWMILGLILLIAFIAGFVLDLISVVLIIIPVAMPIVRMLGFDEIWFCVAFLVVLQTSYLTPPLAPAIFYLRAITPPEVTLKHMYKGVVPFILAQLVVLALVLAFPEIALWLPDVMGGPSWR; this is encoded by the coding sequence ATGAGTAGCTATCTTGCGTTGCTGATGTTTCCTGCTTTGATGACACTAATTATTGCTGGTTTTCCCATTGCCTTCTCAATGATTCTGGTAGCAACCGGATTTGGTATTATTCAGTTTGGCGATGTGGCGGCTTATCAGCTGTTGACCAAAATTGAAGACACGGCATCTAACTCCATTCTTGCGGCAGTACCGCTGTTTATTTTTATGGGCGCCATGCTTGAGCGTTCAGGCATTGCCGAGCGCTTGTTCGAAGCAATTCACATGTGGACGCGTCGTTTACCCGGTGGGCTAGGCATCGGTGCGATTATTTTAGGAACATTGTTTGCTGCTTCCAGCGGTGTTGTGGGGGCGACAGAAGCGGTGATTGGCATGCTGGCTATTCCGGTGATGCTTAAGCATCACTACAGTAAAAGTCTGATGTCAGGCACCATCTGTGCCAGTGGGTCATTAGGTACTGCGATACCGCCTTCTATTACCGTAGTGGTTCTTGGTCCTGTCGCTGGGGTCTCGGTTGGATCGCTGTTTAGCGGTTTGCTAATACCCGGTTTCTTAATGGCAGTCATGTTCCTGGTCTACATCATTGGGATTGCTTATCTTAAACCTGAGATGGCACCACGCATTGAAGAGCAGACGCCGGATATTGCGCTAGGTGAAAAGATACGTATTACGCTAGTCGCGTTGGTGCCTACCATGCTGCTGATTTTTACTGTGCTTGGCACCATTCTTATGGGCTTGGCTACACCAACAGAGGCTGCAGCATGTGGTGCTTTGGGTGCGATCATTTTGGCCGCTGCATACCGTAACTTAAAGGTAACGGTACTTTGGGCATCGGCCGTGAAGACCGTCAATATTTCAGCCATGATTCTGCTCATTGTGATGGGGGGGAGTATGTTCGCTGGGGTATTTTTTGCCTCAGGAGGAATGGCGACGGTGCAAGCCTTACTAATGGACACAGGCTTGAGCCCTTGGATGATTCTAGGCCTTATTCTGCTGATCGCTTTTATCGCAGGTTTTGTACTGGATTTGATCTCCGTGGTACTTATCATTATCCCTGTGGCAATGCCCATTGTAAGAATGCTGGGCTTCGATGAAATCTGGTTCTGTGTCGCCTTCTTAGTGGTACTGCAAACCAGTTATCTGACGCCTCCTTTGGCACCTGCTATTTTCTACCTCCGGGCAATTACTCCTCCTGAAGTAACGCTGAAGCATATGTACAAAGGGGTTGTACCCTTTATTTTAGCGCAGCTTGTAGTATTAGCCTTGGTATTAGCGTTTCCAGAAATTGCGCTATGGTTACCGGATGTAATGGGTGGTCCTTCCTGGCGCTAG
- a CDS encoding CsbD family protein: MENGKEDKMKGSANKAAGNVKEAVGKATGSEKTEAKGKVQQAEGELQKGKGDAKEKAKK; the protein is encoded by the coding sequence ATGGAAAATGGCAAAGAAGATAAAATGAAAGGCTCGGCTAATAAAGCTGCTGGCAATGTTAAGGAAGCAGTAGGAAAGGCGACGGGAAGCGAAAAAACCGAAGCCAAGGGCAAGGTTCAGCAAGCAGAAGGCGAGCTTCAAAAAGGCAAAGGTGATGCCAAGGAAAAGGCTAAGAAATAA
- a CDS encoding DASS family sodium-coupled anion symporter has product MPTLPFKPWSTAIAVAITLFIWLVIPLPEGLTPNAWLMLAIFVGTIAAIIGKAMPIGAISVIAISIVAASGVTGDTPGEAINVALSSYANPLIWLIAIAIMISRGLIKTGLGARIGYYFISIFGKRTLGIGYGLAFSELSIAPVTPSNTARGGGIIHPIMRSIAHSFDSHPEDNTSGKIGKYLALVNYHSNPITSAMFITATAPNPLTVQLISSATGAEIQLSWLTWAIAMLLPGLVAILAMPYILYLLYPPEIKETPNATQLAKDKLTELGKLSRNEGIMLFVFFVLLLLWADIPAIFLGDAVTLNTTTSAFIGLSMLLLTGVLTWEDVLKEKNAWDTLLWFGALIMMASQLNETGLITWFSANMQDWITMMGIGWAGASALLVLTFLYTHYFFASTTAHITAMMAAFLTVGLSLGAPPMPFVLIMAATSSIMMTLTHYATGTSPVIFGSGYLTLGEWWKAGFIMSVVNLLIWVVVGGLWWKLLGHY; this is encoded by the coding sequence CATTGCCGCGATTATTGGCAAGGCCATGCCGATTGGCGCGATATCTGTGATTGCAATTTCTATTGTCGCGGCAAGCGGTGTTACCGGCGATACACCAGGCGAAGCCATTAATGTCGCCTTAAGCAGTTATGCCAACCCGCTTATCTGGTTAATTGCGATTGCGATTATGATTTCACGAGGGTTGATCAAAACCGGTTTAGGCGCGCGCATTGGCTACTATTTCATCTCTATTTTCGGCAAACGCACGTTGGGGATTGGTTATGGCCTCGCCTTTTCAGAGCTGTCTATTGCGCCCGTTACCCCAAGCAATACAGCCCGGGGCGGCGGTATTATTCACCCTATTATGCGCTCGATTGCCCATAGTTTTGATTCACATCCTGAAGACAATACCTCGGGCAAAATCGGCAAATATTTAGCACTGGTGAATTACCATAGCAATCCGATCACCTCGGCTATGTTCATCACTGCCACCGCTCCGAATCCATTGACTGTTCAACTTATCTCATCCGCTACCGGAGCCGAAATACAGCTGAGCTGGCTAACCTGGGCGATCGCCATGCTGCTCCCGGGCTTGGTCGCCATCCTGGCGATGCCGTACATTCTGTACTTGCTTTATCCGCCTGAAATTAAAGAAACGCCGAATGCCACGCAATTAGCAAAGGACAAGCTAACCGAGCTGGGTAAGCTGAGTCGAAATGAGGGCATCATGCTGTTCGTTTTCTTCGTGCTGCTGTTACTTTGGGCGGATATCCCAGCGATTTTCTTGGGGGATGCAGTAACACTTAATACTACAACGTCTGCGTTTATTGGCCTTTCCATGCTGCTGCTGACCGGGGTATTAACCTGGGAGGATGTGCTAAAAGAGAAAAATGCCTGGGATACGCTGTTGTGGTTTGGCGCACTTATCATGATGGCCAGCCAGCTTAACGAAACAGGCCTCATTACTTGGTTTTCTGCAAATATGCAGGACTGGATTACCATGATGGGAATTGGCTGGGCAGGTGCCTCTGCACTGCTGGTGCTAACGTTCCTTTATACCCACTACTTTTTTGCCAGCACTACCGCACATATCACCGCAATGATGGCGGCATTTCTCACCGTTGGCTTAAGCCTCGGTGCTCCACCCATGCCTTTTGTGCTGATTATGGCGGCTACGTCTTCCATCATGATGACATTAACCCATTACGCCACCGGCACTTCGCCTGTGATCTTTGGCTCAGGCTACCTGACGCTGGGAGAGTGGTGGAAAGCTGGTTTTATTATGAGCGTGGTCAATCTGCTCATTTGGGTAGTCGTCGGTGGCTTATGGTGGAAACTTCTTGGCCACTACTGA